The following are encoded together in the Sparus aurata chromosome 1, fSpaAur1.1, whole genome shotgun sequence genome:
- the scpp7 gene encoding secretory calcium-binding phosphoprotein 7 — protein MKSILIVACLLGMAVCAPKQRYMEFDIRHAPAEAAQAIPAGAALGTLDVLLPVDDQKQLLAGPVRGFIKQEVLEPNGMDTKDVYIPFGFDQPAVAPVAPAAAAPAAPAAPAAAAPAVPAAPAAPAAPAAPAAKPSGDDDDDDD, from the exons ATGAAATCCATCCTGATTGTTGCCTGCCTCCTTGGGATGGCAGTCTGCGCCCCT AAACAGAGGTACATGGAGTTTGACATCCGTCACGCTCCGGCTGAG GCAGCCCAGGCTATTCCCGCTGGAGCAGCACTGGGAACTCTGGATGTT CTGCTCCCAGTTGATGACCAGAAACAGCTTCTTGCAGGACCT GTCCGTGGCTTCATCAAGCAGGAGGTCCTCGAGCCAAACGGGATGGACACCAAGGACGTG TACATCCCCTTTGGATTTGACCAGCCAGCTGTCGCCCCTGttgcacctgctgctgctgcccctgCTGCCCCTGCTGCTCCCGCCGCCGCAGCTCCAGCTGTTCCAGCTGCTCCGGCTGCcccagctgctcctgctgcccct GCTGCCAAACCCAGCGGcgatgacgatgatgacgatgactAA
- the scpp5 gene encoding secretory calcium-binding phosphoprotein 5: MKLAILCLCLASTVSAAPSFFHYLPHYAGSRQPSSQVKNSFAAGQPLPQPIPGAYSVELIYPHRFPGTGGATQPFPSHGFIKYSIPQPPGRQSVEVYYPYDFSQQRIMTNMPPMANVPVMPNVLPFDYPPQNIPQQIPNIPSFDANPLPSQDPMQPLQQDQPTQTSQMPAKV, from the exons ATGAAATTGGCCATCCTTTGCCTCTGTCTGGCGAGCACGGTCTCGGCCGCACCT TCCTTCTTTCATTACCTGCCTCATTACGCAGGCTCCAGACAACCATCTTCACAG GTGAAAAACTCCTTCGCAGCTGGTCAGCCTCTACCACAGCCTATACCTGGAGCGTACAGTGTGGAGCTG ATTTATCCCCACAGATTCCCTGGTACAGGTGGAGCAACACAG cCCTTCCCCTCTCACGGTTTCATCAAATACTCCATCCCTCAGCCACCAGGCAGACAGAGTGTGGAAGTG TACTACCCCTATGACTTCTCCCAGCAGAGG aTAATGACAAACATGCCTCCCATGGCAAATGTCCCCGTGATGCCAAAT GTGCTGCCATTTGACTATCCTCCTCAAAATATTCCCCAGCAAATCCCAAAT atTCCCTCATTTGATGCCAATCCTCTCCCGTCCCAGGATCCCATGCAGCCTCTCCAGCAGGACCAGCCCACACAGACAAGCCAG ATGCCAGCAAAGGTGTGA